Below is a window of Streptomyces sp. NBC_01429 DNA.
ATCATCACCAGGATCGCGTTGGTATCAGGCGTGTTGCCACGCACGCTCACCGCTGTCAGCGGCACCGTGAACGCGGCGCTCTCGCCCTGACCGATCGCGATCACCGGGGTGACGAAGCGCTGGTGCTTGCCCTCGATCAGGCGGGAGAGCTTCCGCATCAGTGGCTGCTGCACGCTGGGGTGCACCACTTCACGGAAGCTGAGTCCGCAGATGCCACTGGCAGATCCTCCGAACTGCCAGAAGAACTCCTGGTTCGCCTGCCGGATGGTCAGCCTGTTGTCGAGACTCGCCATACACAGCCCTGACTGGGCGGCGGGACGTCCGGCGAGGGCGTAGTCGGCTGCCGGGGCTTCCGGCGTAACGGGATGACCCGAGTCGATCGACGCGGAAAATGAATTCGGCAAGAGAAGGGAGCCTCTCTGTGGCGCTCATTACGTGATGTAGCGCGGGAATCACGACGGCTACGCCCAGGGAGACCGCTGGGGCGACCCGTTGAAACTGGTGTGGGGACTTGGATAGTGCCGCGGGTAAGGATCACGTTATCAGCTCGGTTTCGGTCCCAGATGACGTCGGTCCTCTGGAGATTTCGACTCGAACCAAACCTTTGCGAAATATGGGGGTGGCCTATCCGGGCCCCCGGGTGCGCGGCTTACCGTCGCGAGCCGCACCTTTGCTCCCCCCTTGTCATTGCTTAGCGGGGATCCGCACCCCCAGGGGATTGGTCTGCCGTCTCGCTCCTGTTTTCGCCCTTGATTTCCGATTCTTTATGGAACGCGCGTTCTGTCGAACTGCGACGAAGGGGGCGGGCGGAGTTCACCTTTCCTTTCCCCGCGTTGTCGGTGAATGGGGGCTTTGTCCTGACCTTTTGTGTGGATGATGTGTGCGCGAGGTGCGCCATGCGCGAGTGTGACTGCGTGACGACTCCTGACACACCGTCATGTCCATGCTTCCGCCGGAACGACGGGTTCGACGCCGGCCCGGCCGACGGCCGCCGCGGTCAGGACAGTTCCGGTCCCGGGCCGAAGGTGTCGCGCAGCACCTCGCGGGCCGCGCGCGCACCGGACGCGAGCGCGCCCTGGACCGATCCGGTGGCGCGATGGTCCCCGCACACATAGCGCCCGGCACCCTGCCCGGCCCTGCGTGTCAGTGGCCACGGCGGCGTCATCACCGGCAGCGCGCCCTCGATCGTGTACGTGGAAACCGGTTGCCAGGACGTGGTGTTGGCGCCGTACACCTCCGCGAGGTCCGACAGCAGTGTGATCTCGCGGCCGGGCACGTCGGCGCCGAGCACCGACGTGGAGACCAGCGCGCGGCCCACCGGGGCGTAACTCGGGGCCACCTCGCTCAGCACACAGGTGTTCAGCAGCCGTCGCCGCTCGTCGATGAGGAGTGCCGGCTCACGCAGCGGCGACTCGGCGCTCGGCATCGCGTGGTAGTACGTCGTCACGGTACGGGTGGCGGGCACCTCCAGCCCCGGCAGCAGCCGGGCCGCCGCCGCGGGCCCCGTCGCCACGACGACCGCGCCCGCCGCGCGCTCCGTACCGTCGGCGAGCAGCACTCCCGTGTCGGTGAGCGCTTCGACGGGCGTCCCGGGACGCACCGTGCCCGGCGGCAGCCGCTCCGCGAGCCGGCCGGGGACCGCGCCGATCCCCTCGGCGGGCAGGCACTGGGTCCCGCGCAGCATGCCGCGCCAGACCAGATGGAAGAACCGGGACGACGTTTCGAGATCGTCGTCCAGGAAGACACCGGCCAGGAAAGGCCGCAGGAACGTCTCGGTCAGTTCGTCGGAGATCCCCGCGTCGGCGAGCGCGGTCCTGGTCGTACGGTCCGCACCGCGCCGGATCGCCGACACCGGGCCGAACAGATCGCGTGCGCTCAGGACGCTCAGCGCCAGCAGGTCGCGCCCGGAGGCGAGCCGGCCCGGCAGCAGGTCCTTGGCGGCGCCGGGCCGCCGGGTGGGGTCGATGAAGCGCCTACGGCCCGTCGCGCCGTGCACGAGGACGCCCGGCGTGAAGGGGCACAGCCGCAGCTCCGGAAGGCGTAGCCGCTGTTTGACCTGCGGGTAGGAGGTGTTGAACACCTGGAACCCGCGGTCGAGGAGGAACCCGTCGCGGCGGTCGGTCCGCATCCTGCCGCCCACGCCGTCGGACGCCTCCAGCACCTGGACGGTACGCCCGGCCGCGCACAGATCGGTGGCGCAGGCCAGCCCGGCGAGACCCGCTCCGATCACGATGACGTCGGAGCGCGACCCCCGACGCTGGTCCGTGTGGTCGCCCATGGGCGCACCCTACGACGCGGTGCGGCCCCGCGCCCGCGCTCCGGGCCGGGGCAGATGCCGTTGTCCACGCCGAGCGTCCGCGAGCGCCGCACCGGCTCCGGCAGCCGGGGAGCGCCCCCGTCGGCGGCGGACTGCGCCGAATGGCTCCGCTCGTGGACCGCGTTGGTTCTTCTGGCCGCCTCCGATCCGGCCCCCGACCCGGCCCCGGGTAACGATGAGGACATGCGAGAGCCTGCCTTCGCTCCGGGGCGCGTCACCGCCGCACCTCTCCACGGAGGGGAAGCTCGCTCCCTGGCGTCCGGAGCACGCCCGTCCGCTCCTACTCCTCCGCCCGCGACCGCGGTTCCCGCGCTCCGGGCCGCGGC
It encodes the following:
- a CDS encoding LuxR C-terminal-related transcriptional regulator, with the protein product MDSGHPVTPEAPAADYALAGRPAAQSGLCMASLDNRLTIRQANQEFFWQFGGSASGICGLSFREVVHPSVQQPLMRKLSRLIEGKHQRFVTPVIAIGQGESAAFTVPLTAVSVRGNTPDTNAILVMMPSTRDAEDPEVVTKKILTRLDAQILEGIAAGVSTVPLASRLHLSPHGIEYHVARLFRKLKVPNRAALVSRAYSMGVLKVGTWPPKVVEEFVE
- a CDS encoding NAD(P)/FAD-dependent oxidoreductase, encoding MGDHTDQRRGSRSDVIVIGAGLAGLACATDLCAAGRTVQVLEASDGVGGRMRTDRRDGFLLDRGFQVFNTSYPQVKQRLRLPELRLCPFTPGVLVHGATGRRRFIDPTRRPGAAKDLLPGRLASGRDLLALSVLSARDLFGPVSAIRRGADRTTRTALADAGISDELTETFLRPFLAGVFLDDDLETSSRFFHLVWRGMLRGTQCLPAEGIGAVPGRLAERLPPGTVRPGTPVEALTDTGVLLADGTERAAGAVVVATGPAAAARLLPGLEVPATRTVTTYYHAMPSAESPLREPALLIDERRRLLNTCVLSEVAPSYAPVGRALVSTSVLGADVPGREITLLSDLAEVYGANTTSWQPVSTYTIEGALPVMTPPWPLTRRAGQGAGRYVCGDHRATGSVQGALASGARAAREVLRDTFGPGPELS